ATCCTTAACTCTTCTATATGTTCAAGAAGAGTCATATTATTCGGGTCTTTTTTTATCCTTCTTTTCTTCTTCATCTATCTCTAAGAACTCCTCCCACTTTTTCTGGATGCTTTTTTTCGGGTTCAGCTCGTCTATCTCTTCCAAATCTTCTTCAAGTTCTCGTTTTAACTCATCTATCGCCTTCATAAAGTTTTTATAGACATAGGCAATCCCTCTTAAAATCTCTGGCAACCTTTTAGGACCTACTATGAATAAGGCTATGACGGCTATGACAATCATCTCTGGAGTGCCAATGGAAAACATAAAGCTTGCCTCCTTGCTGAAAGAAGCGTAATAAAAGTTGACCTCTTTGTCAAAAAATAATACTTTAAGCCAAAAAGAAAGGGGGAAAGGCAAAAAATGCAATGTCATGAGATTGATTACGAGATAATAGGCAATGATATGCAGATTGTTGAGATAGAGCTCGACCCAGATGAGACAGTAATCGCAGAAGCAGGAGCAATGAACTATATGGAAGATGGTATAACATTTGAAGCAAAGCTGGGTGATGGCTCTGAAAGTGGCGGATTGCTTGGAAAACTGTTTCAGGCTGGCAAACGGATATTGGCAGAAGAGTCTCTGTTTTTAACACACTTTACAAATAGAAGCTCTCAGAAACGCAGGGTTGCATTCTCTGCTCCATATCCAGGAAAAATCATACCTGTTGACCTATCCAAAATCAACGGCGACCTTTTGTGTCAAAAGGATGCTTTCTTATGTGCAGCGTATGGAACAAGAATAGACATAGCATTCACAAAACGCTTTGGAACGGGCCTATTTGGTGGTGAAGGAT
This genomic stretch from Hippea alviniae EP5-r harbors:
- a CDS encoding twin-arginine translocase TatA/TatE family subunit — protein: MFSIGTPEMIVIAVIALFIVGPKRLPEILRGIAYVYKNFMKAIDELKRELEEDLEEIDELNPKKSIQKKWEEFLEIDEEEKKDKKRPE
- a CDS encoding TIGR00266 family protein — encoded protein: MQCHEIDYEIIGNDMQIVEIELDPDETVIAEAGAMNYMEDGITFEAKLGDGSESGGLLGKLFQAGKRILAEESLFLTHFTNRSSQKRRVAFSAPYPGKIIPVDLSKINGDLLCQKDAFLCAAYGTRIDIAFTKRFGTGLFGGEGFILERLSGDGLVFIHAGGMVIKKNLNGETLRVDTGCIVAFEESIDYSIERAGNLKSMFFGGEGLFLATLSGTGTVYLQSLPFSRLADRIIENAPKLFGNQKGEGSILGGLGRLIDGDD